TTCTCACATCATCAATTTGAAAACAAGCGTTTGCAATTTTTCTTGCTGTGTCATCTTTATATTTTTCCACAATTTCTTTGATACATTTCATCTCTTCTTTATCAAACATAGAAGAATCAAAATCTTCTTCCATTTTTAAAAAATTTAGTTCAATGAATTTTTCTTTTGTAAGAATCTCAATATCAATAAAGTCAAGCATATCTGTAATAAGATAAAGCCTCTCATCATCCTCTTCTAAATCTTCGCCATTTGCAATAATATCAAAGATATCAGCTAAAACAACAGCTTCAG
This genomic interval from Arcobacter arenosus contains the following:
- a CDS encoding type II toxin-antitoxin system antitoxin SocA domain-containing protein, encoding MNIDITKVANVIIYMLDEDVKHLNDRKLIILLFLIDYNFYKTKGRKIFGDEYIKQKRNPEAVVLADIFDIIANGEDLEEDDERLYLITDMLDFIDIEILTKEKFIELNFLKMEEDFDSSMFDKEEMKCIKEIVEKYKDDTARKIANACFQIDDVRNKSLDEVII